The Synergistaceae bacterium DNA segment ATGCCCGTCCTCGTCTATCGTCTCATGCAATACACCATGCTTGACGTTTTAAGCAGAGATGTGGGAGAGGAGAAGGCCAACGAGTACTTCCGCAGGGCGGGCTATCTGGCGGGAACGGCCTTCGCCCGAAACACCCTGGATCTGAAAGTGGACTTCAGCCTCTTCACGGCGAATCTGCAAAAAAAGCTGAAGGACCTCAAAATCGGCATTTTGCGCATGGAGGCTTTTGACGCGGAGAGCGGCGAAATTGTTCTCACCGTGGGGGAGGATCTGGACTGCAGCGGGCTTCCGATTACGGACGAAACCGTTTGCAACTACGACGAGGGGTTCATCGCCGGCATTCTCGAAGCCTATTCCGGAAAGAAATACGACGTTCACGAGGTGGACTGCTGGGCCAGCGGAGACCGGGTCTGCCGTTTTCAGGGAGTTGTGGCGAACCTCCCTTCGGACATCCATTAATGGGCTGTCGATTAATGGACTGTCGACTTTGGCGTTGACTTTTCGGGTTTCGGGGGGTTGAACGCCACGGATCCCATCGCTGAAGTTTTATTCAACTATCTGCGCGACGTTCTGTACAGTCCCGATCGTGCCGTACTGGATCGAAACCTGCTGCCGGCGGGCTTTCGAGACTTTGCCGACGGGCTGCAGTTTTTTTGCGAGTGCGTGATTGAAACCCGCGATCTGGCCAGAGCTCTGGCGAAGGGAGAACTGCGGTACGAGAATCTTCCTTCGCCGGAAAATGAAATCGCCGCGCCCCTGAAGGCGCTACACTCCTCCCTGAAACACATGACCTGGCAGACGAAACGGGTGGCCGAGGGAGATTACCAGCAAAGAATGGAGTTCATGGGGGACTTCGCCGAGGCCTTCAACACCATGGTGGAGCACCTGGCCTGGAGGCAGTCCGCTCTGGTGGAGGCCAAAAAGGCGGCGGAGAACGCGTCGGAGTCCAAAAGCGCCTTTCTCGCCACCGTGAGCCACGAAATTCGAACTCCCCTCAACACCATTCTGGGCCTGGCCGAAGTGGAGCTGGGGGGGCAGCTGCAGGGACAAACCCGCATGAA contains these protein-coding regions:
- a CDS encoding 4-vinyl reductase, which codes for MKKNIFLKNEKKHSVFSWEKLGDIKEGRGDLGEEMPVLVYRLMQYTMLDVLSRDVGEEKANEYFRRAGYLAGTAFARNTLDLKVDFSLFTANLQKKLKDLKIGILRMEAFDAESGEIVLTVGEDLDCSGLPITDETVCNYDEGFIAGILEAYSGKKYDVHEVDCWASGDRVCRFQGVVANLPSDIH